Proteins from a single region of Synchiropus splendidus isolate RoL2022-P1 chromosome 3, RoL_Sspl_1.0, whole genome shotgun sequence:
- the LOC128756101 gene encoding neurogenic differentiation factor 6-A-like, with translation MLSFDDTSLGPSSGSFSSRWEADNIKSVKRGDNAALRHMPQFAAEKEGGLSEEEEGSGSLRRRGARKAKLNQGRLDRVRQRRIEANARERNRMHGLNSALDTLRKVVPCYSKTQKLSKIETLRLAKNYIWALSEILNSGKRPDLLTFVQSLCKGLSQPTTNLVAGCLQLNARSFLSDCSSFPLTPEAVGLGPADGGRTVTPYSTRYESLYSSPSPGCPSPEAVGRLSPALNLNRIFSLKQEEVAEYRSCHLGLRLCSIGQGSSAELGPYGIHLRDQLYQVQEQLSKPFHT, from the coding sequence atGCTGTCGTTCGACGATACTTCCCTGGGCCCGTCCAGTGGCTCCTTCAGTTCCAGGTGGGAGGCCGACAACATCAAGTCAGTGAAGCGCGGCGACAACGCGGCCCTGCGCCACATGCCTCAGTTCGCGGCCGAGAAAGAAGGAGGActgagtgaagaggaggagggcagCGGAAGCctgagaagaagaggtgcgagGAAGGCCAAGCTGAATCAAGGCCGACTGGACCGGGTCCGACAGAGGCGCATCGAGGCCAACGCCCGGGAGAGAAACCGCATGCACGGGCTGAACAGCGCCCTGGACACCCTGAGGAAAGTGGTTCCCTGCTACTCCAAGACGCAGAAGCTGTCCAAAATCGAGACTCTGCGCTTGGCCAAGAACTACATCTGGGCTCTCTCAGAGATCCTCAATTCAGGGAAAAGGCCGGACCTGCTCACCTTTGTCCAGTCACTGTGCAAAGGTCTCTCCCAGCCCACGACCAACCTGGTGGCCGGATGCCTGCAGCTCAACGCTCGCAGCTTCCTCTCCGActgctcctccttccctctgacGCCCGAGGCGGTCGGTCTGGGCCCGGCAGACGGCGGCAGAACCGTGACGCCGTACAGCACCAGATACGAGTCCTTGTACAGCAGCCCATCCCCCGGCTGCCCGAGCCCCGAGGCCGTGGGGAGACTCAGCCCTGCGCTGAATTTGAACAGGATTTTCTCCCTAAAGCAGGAGGAGGTGGCAGAGTACCGCAGCTGCCACCTGGGCCTGCGGCTCTGCTCCATCGGTCAGGGCTCCTCGGCGGAGCTCGGCCCGTACGGCATCCATCTGCGGGACCAGTTGTATCAGGTGCAGGAGCAGTTGAGCAAGCCCTTTCACACTTAG